The region TACGAGCGGTCCGCCGCTACGTCGCCACCACCGGAGCCGTGCGCGGCACGGTGAGGGTGACCTCAAGGCCGCACGGATCGTGGTGGCCGTACCCGATGGCGCCGCCGCTCTGGGTGAGCAGGGCCCTCGCAATGGACAGACCGAGCCCCGAACCCTGCACGTTCTGATGCCGGGCGCTGCGCCAGAAGCGGTCACCGATCCTGGGCAGCTCGTCGTCCGCCAGCCCGGGGCCGCTGTCGGCGACCACGACCCTGGCGCTGTCGCTGTCGGCCGCCACCACGACGGTGACGGCGGAGCCCGCAGGGGTGAATTTGATCGCGTTGTCCAGCACCGCGTCCAACGCGCTGGACAGGGCGACGGGGTCGGCCCACCCGGTCACCGCGGAGCCGACGGGCGGCGCGCCGAAGTCCATGACGACGCCCGCCCGGTCCGCGACCGGCCGCCAGGCGGCTGTACGGGTGCGGGCCATGGCCACGATGTCCACGGCCACCAGATGGCTGCCGGAACTCTCGGCGACCGCGAGGCCCAGCAGATCGTCGAGCACCTGGGCCAGCCGCAGCCCTTCCTCCTTGACCGACTCGGCCTCCGTATGCCCCTCGGGCAGTTCGAGGCCGAGGAGTTCGATCCGCAGCAGCAGCGCCGACAGCGGATTGCGCAGCTGGTGCGAGGCGTCGGCGACGAAGGCGCGCTGCTGGTCGAGCACGGCCTCGACGTTGTCGGCCATCTCGTTGAACGAACGGATCAGGCGCCGCAGTTCCGGCGGCCCGCCGGCCGGCCCGACGCGGGATTTCATCCGGCCGGTGGCGATGTCGTGGGTGACCCGGTCCAGGGTCGCCACCGGCAGCAGCACCCAGCCGGTCAGCCGCACCGCGCACAGCACGGCGATGACCATGGCCGCGAGTTCACCCGCCGCCAGCAGCATCCAGCCGTGCAGGATGCGGGACCGCAGGGCGCCGGTCGGCGAATCGGTGACGACGACCGCCACCACGTCGCCGTCCCGCACGATCGGCGAGGCAATGGCGAGCCTGCGGTGCTGCCAGGGCCACACCTGCGCCGGGTGGTGCGCGCGCCGGCCCAGCAGCGCCGACTCATAGGCGTCGTAGAGTTCGCCTTCGGCGGGCAGCTGCCAGCTCTTGGGAGCTGTGGCCATCGCGGTGCTGTCGCGGTAGAAGACGCCGGCGCTGATGCCGTAGAGCTGCTCGTATCTGGCGAGTTCCGTGCGCAATGTGTGCAGCCTTTCGCCGTCCACACTGTCCACGAGGGACTTCTGTTCGTCGCGAGCGGTGACGAACTGCGCCAGCGCGGCGAAGCGCGTGGTGTCGTCGATCCGGTCGACGACGA is a window of Streptomyces sp. NBC_01477 DNA encoding:
- a CDS encoding sensor histidine kinase; protein product: MRTRLLPLLIVLMAGVLLALGIPLAASLAAAQQQRVVVDRIDDTTRFAALAQFVTARDEQKSLVDSVDGERLHTLRTELARYEQLYGISAGVFYRDSTAMATAPKSWQLPAEGELYDAYESALLGRRAHHPAQVWPWQHRRLAIASPIVRDGDVVAVVVTDSPTGALRSRILHGWMLLAAGELAAMVIAVLCAVRLTGWVLLPVATLDRVTHDIATGRMKSRVGPAGGPPELRRLIRSFNEMADNVEAVLDQQRAFVADASHQLRNPLSALLLRIELLGLELPEGHTEAESVKEEGLRLAQVLDDLLGLAVAESSGSHLVAVDIVAMARTRTAAWRPVADRAGVVMDFGAPPVGSAVTGWADPVALSSALDAVLDNAIKFTPAGSAVTVVVAADSDSARVVVADSGPGLADDELPRIGDRFWRSARHQNVQGSGLGLSIARALLTQSGGAIGYGHHDPCGLEVTLTVPRTAPVVAT